Proteins from a single region of Lates calcarifer isolate ASB-BC8 linkage group LG19, TLL_Latcal_v3, whole genome shotgun sequence:
- the brms1la gene encoding breast cancer metastasis-suppressor 1-like protein-A: MPVHRDREKKESTAEEMEVEEQEQEASSSEEEDSDTSSVSEDGDSSEMDEEDCERRRMECLDEMSNLEKQFTDLKDQLYRERLSQVNSKLAEVEAGRAAEYLEPLAVLLENMQVRTKVAGIYRELCLESVKNKYQCEIQAACQHWESEKLLLFDTVQSELEEKIRRLEEDRHSIDITSELWNDELSGRKKRRDALSPDKKRRRPSVVSGPYIVYMLPDLDILEDWTAIRKAVATLGPHRGKTDADSSVFPFRPDRNRPILNC, from the exons ATGCCGGTGCACCGTGACCGGGAGAAGAAGGAGAGTACagcagaggagatggaggtggaAGAGCAGGAACAAGAGGCATccagctcagaggaggaggattctgacacctcctctgtctctgaggaTGGAGACAGCTCAG AAATGGATGAGGAGGACTGTGAGCGGAGGAGGATGGAGTGTCTGGATGAAATGTCCAACCTGGAGAAACAGTTCACTGATCTCAAAGACCA GCTGTATCGAGAGCGTCTCAGTCAGGTAAACAGCAAGCTCGCAGAGGTGGAGGCTGGCAGGGCGGCAGAATATCTGGAGCCTCTGGCAGTACTGCTGGAGAACATGCAGGTCCGCACCAAAGTGGCAG gAATCTACAGAGAGCTGTGTCTGGAGTCTGTGAAGAACAAGTATCAGTGTGAGATCCAGGCAGCGTGCCAGCACTGGGAG agtgagaagctgctgctgtttgatacAGTACAGAGTGAACTGGAGGAGAAAATTAGAAGACTGGAGGAGGACAGACACAGCATAGATATTACATCAG AGCTGTGGAATGACGAGTTGtcagggaggaagaagaggagagatgctTTAAGTCCTGACAAGAAAAGGAGACGACCATCAGTGGTGTCTG GTCCATATATTGTCTATATGCTACCTGACCTGGATATTCTGGAGGACTGGACAGCCATTAGAAAG GCTGTGGCCACGCTGGGTCCCCACAGAGGGAAGACAGACGCTGACAGCTCTGTGTTCCCATTCAGACCAGACAGAAACAGACCCATACTAAACTGCTGA